A genome region from Rhodanobacter thiooxydans includes the following:
- the gyrA gene encoding DNA gyrase subunit A yields the protein MAELAKEVIRVNIEDEMRQSYLDYAMSVIVGRALPDVRDGLKPVHRRVLFAMNELGNVYNKPYKKSARVVGDVIGKYHPHGDQSVYDAIVRLAQPFSLRYMLVDGQGNFGSVDGDSAAAMRYTEVRMSRLSHELLADIDKETVDFGPNYDESEQEPLVLPTRVPNLLVNGSAGIAVGMATNIPPHNLNEVIAATIALIDEPALSIDDLMHYIPGPDFPTHGIINGSSGIIEAYRTGRGRILVRAKAEIETEPNGRETIIVHELPYQVNKARLIEKIAELVKEKKLEGISELRDESDKDGMRVVIEIRKDAMGDVVLNNLFQQTQLQVTFGINMVALLDGQPKLLNIKDILEAFIRHRREVVTRRTIFDLRKARARAHILEGLTVALANIDEMIELIKTSSSPAEARERMVVRRWEAGLVRTLLSASGAGASRPEDMDPRDGLKADGYQLSEAQALEILAMRLHRLTGLEQEKLSDEYRQILETIRGLIEILENPDRLLQVIREELEAIKAEFGDARRTEIQHSQEDLNVLDLITPEDVVVTLSHTGYVKRQPASAYRAQRRGGRGRSASALKDEDVVEQLWVVNTHDTLLTFTSTGRVYWLKVYQMPEAGSGARGKPIINLLPLGEGEKVQAVLPVREYGDDRYVFFATKHGTVKKTPLTEFAYQLQKGKQAIKLDEGDALVNVELTDGNSDILLFASNGKVNRFDENTVRSMGRTATGVRGMRLADGAEVVSLIVAAQGDILTATARGYGKRTRLDEFPKKGRGTQGVIGIQCSERNGALVAAVQVSEAHELMLISDQGTLVRTRVAEVSQLGRNTQGVTLIRLPADETLVSVMRLEADEDNGEDAASAAAPEPADDDGSPTESAE from the coding sequence ATGGCAGAGCTCGCCAAAGAAGTGATACGCGTCAACATTGAAGACGAGATGCGCCAGAGCTATCTCGACTACGCCATGAGCGTGATCGTGGGCCGCGCACTTCCGGATGTCCGCGACGGTCTGAAACCCGTGCATCGCCGCGTGCTGTTCGCGATGAACGAGCTGGGCAACGTATACAACAAACCGTACAAGAAGTCGGCCCGCGTGGTCGGTGACGTCATCGGTAAGTACCATCCGCACGGCGACCAGTCGGTGTATGACGCGATCGTACGCCTGGCGCAGCCGTTCTCGCTGCGCTACATGCTGGTCGACGGCCAGGGCAACTTCGGCTCGGTCGACGGCGACAGCGCCGCGGCGATGCGCTACACCGAGGTGCGCATGTCGCGGCTCAGCCACGAGCTGCTGGCCGACATCGACAAGGAAACCGTCGACTTCGGCCCGAACTACGACGAGAGCGAGCAGGAGCCACTGGTGTTGCCCACCCGTGTGCCGAACCTGCTGGTGAACGGTTCGGCCGGCATCGCGGTGGGCATGGCCACCAACATCCCGCCGCACAACCTCAACGAGGTGATCGCCGCGACGATCGCGCTGATCGACGAACCTGCGCTGTCGATCGATGACCTGATGCACTACATCCCCGGCCCGGATTTCCCGACCCACGGCATCATCAACGGTTCGTCCGGCATCATCGAGGCGTATCGCACCGGTCGCGGCCGCATCCTGGTGCGCGCCAAGGCCGAAATCGAGACCGAGCCGAACGGCCGCGAGACGATCATCGTCCACGAGCTGCCGTATCAGGTGAACAAGGCCCGGCTGATCGAGAAGATCGCCGAGCTGGTCAAGGAGAAGAAGCTCGAAGGCATCAGCGAGCTGCGTGACGAGTCCGACAAGGACGGCATGCGTGTCGTCATCGAAATCCGCAAGGATGCGATGGGCGACGTGGTGCTGAACAACCTGTTCCAGCAGACCCAGCTGCAGGTCACCTTCGGCATCAACATGGTGGCCTTGCTGGACGGCCAGCCGAAGCTGCTCAATATCAAGGACATCCTCGAGGCGTTCATCCGCCACCGGCGCGAGGTGGTCACCCGTCGCACCATCTTCGACCTGCGCAAGGCGCGTGCCCGCGCGCACATCCTCGAAGGCCTCACCGTCGCGCTGGCCAACATCGACGAGATGATCGAGCTGATCAAGACCTCGTCATCGCCGGCCGAAGCGCGCGAGCGCATGGTGGTGCGGCGCTGGGAAGCCGGCCTGGTGCGGACCCTGTTGTCCGCCAGCGGCGCTGGTGCCTCGCGACCGGAGGACATGGACCCGCGCGATGGCCTGAAGGCCGATGGCTACCAGCTGTCCGAGGCGCAGGCACTGGAAATCCTGGCGATGCGCCTGCACCGCCTCACCGGGCTGGAGCAGGAAAAGCTTTCCGACGAATACCGCCAGATCCTGGAAACCATTCGCGGCCTGATCGAGATCCTGGAGAATCCGGACCGCCTGCTGCAGGTGATCCGCGAGGAACTGGAGGCGATCAAGGCCGAGTTCGGCGATGCGCGCCGTACCGAGATCCAGCACTCGCAGGAGGACCTCAACGTCCTCGATCTGATCACGCCGGAAGACGTCGTGGTCACGCTATCGCATACCGGCTACGTCAAGCGCCAGCCGGCCAGCGCGTACCGCGCGCAGCGGCGCGGCGGCAGGGGCCGTTCGGCTTCCGCGTTAAAGGACGAGGATGTCGTCGAACAGCTGTGGGTGGTCAACACGCACGACACCCTGCTCACCTTCACCAGCACCGGTCGCGTCTACTGGCTCAAGGTCTACCAGATGCCGGAGGCCGGTTCCGGCGCGCGCGGCAAGCCGATCATCAACCTGTTGCCGCTGGGCGAGGGCGAGAAGGTGCAGGCGGTGCTGCCGGTGCGCGAATACGGCGACGACCGCTACGTGTTCTTCGCGACCAAGCACGGCACGGTCAAGAAGACTCCGCTGACCGAGTTTGCCTACCAGCTGCAGAAGGGCAAGCAGGCGATCAAGCTCGACGAGGGCGACGCGCTGGTCAACGTGGAACTCACCGACGGCAACAGCGACATCCTGCTGTTCGCCTCCAACGGCAAGGTCAACCGCTTCGACGAGAACACCGTGCGTTCGATGGGCCGCACCGCCACCGGCGTGCGTGGCATGCGGCTGGCGGACGGAGCCGAGGTGGTCTCGCTGATCGTGGCGGCGCAGGGCGACATCCTGACCGCGACGGCGCGGGGTTACGGCAAGCGTACCCGGCTCGATGAGTTCCCGAAGAAGGGCCGCGGTACCCAGGGCGTGATCGGCATCCAGTGTTCCGAGCGCAACGGCGCGCTGGTCGCCGCGGTACAGGTCAGCGAGGCGCACGAGCTGATGCTGATTTCCGACCAGGGCACGCTGGTGCGTACCCGCGTGGCGGAAGTCTCGCAGCTGGGCCGCAATACCCAGGGCGTCACCCTGATCCGCCTGCCGGCAGACGAAACGCTGGTCAGCGTGATGCGGCTGGAAGCGGACGAGGACAACGGCGAGGATGCTGCATCCGCCGCGGCACCGGAACCGGCCGACGACGACGGCTCTCCGACGGAATCCGCCGAGTAA
- a CDS encoding peroxiredoxin, whose translation MTIQIGQSLPDIELSVVGEEIRPCRTGELFAGSRVVLFAVPGAFTPTCSSRHLPGYAQRYADFQETGVKVMCLAVNDAYVMQAWARAQQVPPGLLMLADGNANFTRALGLELDGSAFGMGLRARRFALYAEDGVVRLLQVEAPGELRVSSAEAMLAAISH comes from the coding sequence ATGACCATCCAGATCGGCCAGTCGCTGCCGGATATCGAGCTGTCGGTGGTCGGCGAGGAGATCCGCCCCTGCCGCACCGGCGAACTGTTTGCCGGAAGCCGCGTGGTGCTGTTCGCCGTCCCTGGCGCCTTCACGCCGACCTGTTCCAGCCGGCACCTCCCCGGCTACGCACAACGCTACGCCGACTTCCAGGAAACCGGGGTGAAGGTGATGTGCCTGGCAGTCAACGACGCCTACGTGATGCAGGCTTGGGCCCGCGCCCAGCAGGTTCCCCCGGGCCTGCTGATGCTCGCCGACGGCAACGCCAACTTCACCCGCGCGTTGGGCCTGGAACTGGACGGCAGCGCCTTCGGCATGGGCCTGCGCGCACGCCGCTTCGCACTGTATGCGGAGGACGGCGTAGTGCGCCTGTTGCAGGTGGAGGCGCCGGGCGAACTGCGCGTTTCCAGTGCCGAGGCGATGCTGGCCGCTATCAGCCACTGA
- a CDS encoding Hsp20/alpha crystallin family protein — protein MNLSRNFSWNPAGTANIGDIREAFDRLLGNPAEADQSNVVTSQWAPRVDIKEEDKRFVIYADIPGVDPEKIEVSMEKGILTIKGERTVENREQNGKFTRLERSHGVFYRRFALPDSADADGVTAHGKHGVLEIVIPKKAETTPRRITINTGS, from the coding sequence ATGAATCTGAGTCGCAATTTTTCGTGGAATCCGGCCGGCACGGCCAACATCGGCGACATCCGCGAGGCGTTCGATCGTCTGCTGGGCAACCCGGCCGAGGCGGACCAGTCCAACGTGGTGACCAGCCAATGGGCGCCGCGCGTGGACATCAAGGAAGAGGACAAGCGTTTCGTGATCTACGCTGACATTCCTGGCGTGGACCCGGAGAAGATCGAGGTGAGCATGGAGAAGGGCATCCTCACCATCAAGGGCGAACGCACCGTGGAGAACCGCGAGCAGAACGGCAAGTTCACCCGGCTGGAGCGTTCGCACGGCGTGTTCTATCGGCGCTTCGCGCTGCCCGACAGTGCCGATGCCGACGGCGTCACTGCGCATGGCAAGCATGGCGTGCTGGAAATCGTCATTCCGAAGAAGGCGGAGACCACGCCACGCCGCATCACCATCAATACCGGCAGCTGA
- a CDS encoding DnaJ C-terminal domain-containing protein has product MEFKDYYDILGVKPEASEAEIKAAYRKLARKYHPDKNKEAGAEEKFKAVNEANEVLKDTEKRRSYDQLRAGGYRQGEQFRPPPGWQGQQGFGGGDSDFSDFFESLFGRGAAGSHHGQPRSRRGRDVQASVQIDLQTAFDGGRTRLAMQDQAGGERVLEVKISAGIQPGQVIRLSGQGHPGTAGGPNGDLLLEVGIRDDARFRLDGRNVVHVLPIAPWEAALGATVPVPTLAGTVDLRIPAGSQSGRKLRLKGRGMPGANPGDQLVELSIRAPAAESDKQRAAYEALHEAFANFDPRH; this is encoded by the coding sequence GTGGAATTCAAAGACTATTACGACATTCTGGGCGTGAAGCCCGAGGCGAGCGAGGCCGAGATCAAGGCCGCGTATCGCAAGCTGGCGCGCAAATACCATCCGGACAAGAACAAGGAGGCCGGCGCCGAGGAGAAATTCAAGGCGGTCAATGAGGCCAACGAAGTGCTCAAGGACACCGAGAAGCGGCGTTCCTATGACCAGCTGCGTGCCGGCGGCTACCGGCAGGGCGAGCAGTTCCGGCCGCCGCCGGGCTGGCAGGGGCAGCAGGGTTTCGGTGGCGGCGACAGCGACTTCAGCGATTTCTTCGAGAGCCTGTTCGGTCGCGGCGCCGCCGGCAGCCATCATGGCCAGCCGCGGTCCCGTCGCGGCCGCGACGTGCAGGCATCGGTGCAGATCGACCTGCAGACCGCGTTCGACGGTGGCCGCACGCGGCTGGCCATGCAGGATCAGGCAGGTGGCGAGCGCGTGCTGGAGGTGAAGATTTCGGCGGGTATCCAGCCGGGCCAGGTGATCCGCCTGTCCGGCCAGGGGCATCCCGGCACGGCCGGCGGGCCGAATGGCGACCTGCTGCTGGAGGTGGGTATCCGCGACGATGCGCGTTTCCGGCTGGACGGCCGCAATGTGGTGCACGTGTTGCCGATCGCACCGTGGGAAGCCGCGCTGGGTGCCACCGTGCCGGTACCGACGCTGGCCGGTACGGTCGACCTGCGCATCCCGGCGGGCTCGCAATCGGGGCGCAAACTGCGCCTGAAGGGGCGTGGCATGCCGGGCGCGAATCCGGGCGATCAACTGGTGGAGCTGTCGATCCGTGCGCCAGCGGCGGAGAGCGATAAACAGCGCGCGGCGTACGAAGCGCTGCACGAGGCATTCGCGAACTTCGATCCGCGCCACTGA
- the pilH gene encoding twitching motility response regulator PilH, whose translation MARILIVDDSPSQLLGIKRIVEKLGHETLSAEDGAAGVEVAKAEKPDLILMDVVMPNLNGFQATRTISKNAETAHIPIILVTTKDQETDRVWGMRQGAKAYVTKPIKEEELLKALQEFLPG comes from the coding sequence ATGGCACGCATCCTGATCGTCGACGACTCCCCGTCGCAGCTGCTTGGCATCAAGCGGATCGTCGAAAAACTCGGGCATGAGACCCTCTCGGCCGAAGACGGCGCCGCGGGCGTGGAAGTGGCCAAGGCGGAGAAGCCCGACCTGATCCTGATGGACGTGGTCATGCCCAATCTCAACGGCTTCCAGGCCACCCGCACGATCAGCAAGAACGCCGAGACCGCGCACATTCCGATCATCCTGGTGACCACCAAGGACCAGGAGACCGACCGCGTCTGGGGTATGCGCCAAGGCGCCAAGGCCTACGTGACCAAGCCGATCAAGGAAGAGGAGCTGCTCAAGGCGCTGCAGGAATTCCTGCCGGGCTGA
- a CDS encoding YhdH/YhfP family quinone oxidoreductase: MPRFRAFRIHNDDAGYRADIDTMDTSALSSGEVLVKVAYSSVNYKDALAGTGKGRILRQYPLNGGIDVAGHVVASTDPAFREGDAVLCTGSGLSETRDGGYGEYARLDARWTIPLPVGLSLRESMIIGTAGFTAALALLRMQDNRQSPTLGPIAVTGASGGVGMLAIDIFSRAGYEVHAISGKADHFDFLRGLGASECIDRHQLAFSGKPMDSARFGGALDNVGGSMLGGLLPLIAPYGNVAICGNAGGIAIDSTVMPFIIRGVSLLGIASAGTARHLRDRIWQHLAGDWKPRHLDRIVTRETSLEELPKVFAHMLAGESFGRTLVRVDGAV, translated from the coding sequence ATGCCCCGTTTCCGTGCTTTCCGCATCCACAACGACGATGCCGGCTACCGCGCCGACATCGACACCATGGACACCAGCGCGCTGTCGTCCGGCGAAGTGCTGGTCAAGGTCGCGTATTCTTCGGTCAACTACAAGGATGCGCTGGCCGGCACCGGCAAGGGCCGCATCCTGCGCCAGTACCCGCTCAACGGCGGCATCGACGTGGCGGGCCACGTGGTCGCCTCGACCGATCCGGCGTTCAGGGAAGGCGACGCCGTGCTGTGCACCGGCAGCGGGCTGTCCGAGACGCGCGACGGCGGCTACGGCGAATACGCGCGCCTCGACGCACGCTGGACGATCCCGCTGCCGGTCGGCTTGAGCCTGCGCGAAAGCATGATCATCGGCACCGCCGGCTTCACCGCGGCACTGGCCCTGCTGCGCATGCAGGACAACCGGCAATCGCCGACGCTGGGTCCGATCGCGGTGACCGGCGCCAGCGGTGGCGTCGGCATGCTGGCGATCGACATCTTCAGCCGCGCCGGTTACGAGGTGCACGCGATCAGCGGCAAGGCCGACCACTTCGACTTCCTGCGCGGCCTCGGCGCCAGCGAATGCATCGACCGCCACCAGCTCGCCTTCAGCGGCAAGCCGATGGACTCCGCCCGCTTCGGCGGCGCGCTGGACAACGTCGGCGGCAGCATGCTCGGTGGACTGTTGCCGCTGATCGCGCCGTACGGCAACGTGGCGATCTGCGGCAACGCCGGCGGCATCGCCATCGACAGCACGGTGATGCCGTTCATCATCCGCGGCGTGAGCCTGCTCGGGATCGCCTCGGCCGGCACCGCCCGCCATCTGCGCGACCGGATCTGGCAGCACCTTGCCGGCGACTGGAAGCCGCGGCACCTGGATCGCATCGTCACCCGTGAGACCAGCCTCGAGGAGCTGCCCAAGGTGTTTGCGCACATGCTCGCGGGCGAGTCGTTTGGACGCACCCTGGTGCGCGTCGACGGCGCGGTGTGA
- a CDS encoding TIGR00730 family Rossman fold protein: MPQPTAICVYCGSNSGRHPEYAEQAHAFGTEMARRGIALVYGGGNVGLMGVVADAVLAGGGRVVGVIPRQLVELEVAHPGLTELVVVETMHQRKTRMYELSDAFVALPGGFGTMDEMFEMLTWAQLGLHRYPCAFLDVRGYYRDLRTLMAHMVDESFVKAAQRDSIWFGDDIAALFDWMRDYEGSYTPKWISSRSVHA; the protein is encoded by the coding sequence ATGCCCCAACCCACCGCCATCTGTGTCTACTGCGGCTCCAACAGCGGCCGGCATCCCGAATACGCCGAACAGGCCCACGCCTTTGGCACCGAGATGGCCCGGCGCGGCATCGCGCTGGTCTACGGTGGCGGCAACGTCGGCCTGATGGGCGTGGTGGCCGACGCGGTGCTGGCCGGTGGCGGCAGGGTGGTTGGCGTGATTCCGCGCCAGCTGGTGGAACTGGAAGTGGCCCACCCTGGCCTGACCGAACTGGTGGTGGTCGAAACCATGCACCAGCGCAAGACGCGCATGTACGAACTGTCCGACGCCTTCGTCGCCCTGCCCGGCGGCTTCGGCACCATGGACGAGATGTTCGAAATGCTGACCTGGGCCCAGCTCGGCCTGCACCGCTACCCCTGCGCCTTCCTCGACGTGCGCGGCTACTACCGCGACCTGCGCACGCTGATGGCGCACATGGTCGACGAATCCTTCGTGAAGGCGGCGCAGCGCGACAGCATATGGTTCGGCGACGACATCGCCGCGTTGTTCGACTGGATGCGGGACTACGAAGGCAGCTACACGCCCAAGTGGATTTCCTCCCGCAGCGTCCACGCCTGA
- the lpdA gene encoding dihydrolipoyl dehydrogenase yields MSEKYDVIVIGAGPAGYVAAIRAAQLGLKTACIDAFTGKDGKAALGGTCLNVGCIPSKALLDSSRQYWNIAHNLPAHGISVDNPKVDMATFIGRKDKIVKQFTGGIGQLFKANKVTPFFGTGKLLKGNSVEVTAADGSKQTISATNVILASGSIPIELPFAKFDGKAIVDNAGALDFTEVPKRLGVIGAGVIGLELGSVWRRMGAEVTIIEALPDFLSVADADIAKIAAKEFAKQGLDIKLDAKLNKAEVKKDGVHITYTDKNGEQKLVVDKLLVAVGRRAYTKDLLADDTGVKVDERGRILVDEHCHTGVDGVWAIGDAVRGPMLAHKGSEEGVAVAEWIAGKAGHVNYDTIPSVIYTEPEVAWAGKTEKELKDAGVPYKVGTFPFAAIGRAVAMNEAVGQVKMLAHAETDRILGVHMVGPGVSELIAECVVAMEFKGSSEDLARIVHAHPTLSEAVHEAALSVDKRAIHKGN; encoded by the coding sequence ATGAGCGAAAAATACGATGTCATCGTCATCGGCGCCGGTCCGGCCGGCTATGTGGCGGCGATCCGCGCCGCGCAGCTGGGCCTGAAGACGGCTTGCATCGACGCGTTCACCGGCAAGGACGGCAAGGCGGCGCTGGGGGGCACCTGCCTCAACGTGGGCTGCATCCCGTCCAAGGCGCTGCTGGATTCCTCGCGCCAGTACTGGAACATCGCGCACAATCTGCCGGCGCACGGCATCAGCGTCGACAATCCGAAGGTCGACATGGCCACCTTCATCGGCCGCAAGGACAAGATCGTCAAGCAGTTCACCGGCGGCATCGGCCAGCTGTTCAAGGCGAACAAGGTCACGCCGTTCTTCGGCACCGGCAAGCTGCTGAAGGGCAACTCGGTCGAGGTCACCGCCGCCGACGGCAGCAAGCAGACGATCAGCGCCACCAACGTGATCCTCGCTTCGGGCTCCATCCCGATCGAACTGCCGTTCGCCAAGTTCGACGGCAAGGCGATCGTCGACAACGCCGGCGCGCTGGACTTCACCGAGGTACCGAAGCGCCTGGGCGTGATCGGCGCCGGCGTGATCGGCCTGGAGCTGGGCAGCGTGTGGCGCCGCATGGGCGCGGAAGTGACGATCATCGAAGCACTGCCCGACTTCCTCTCGGTGGCCGATGCCGACATCGCCAAGATTGCCGCGAAGGAGTTCGCCAAGCAGGGCCTGGACATCAAGCTCGACGCCAAGCTCAACAAGGCCGAGGTGAAGAAGGACGGCGTGCACATCACCTACACCGACAAGAACGGCGAGCAGAAGCTCGTGGTCGACAAGCTGCTGGTGGCCGTGGGCCGCCGCGCCTACACCAAGGACCTGCTGGCCGACGACACCGGCGTGAAGGTGGACGAGCGCGGCCGCATCCTGGTCGACGAGCACTGCCATACCGGCGTGGATGGCGTGTGGGCGATCGGCGACGCCGTGCGCGGCCCGATGCTGGCGCACAAGGGTTCCGAGGAAGGCGTGGCGGTGGCCGAGTGGATCGCCGGCAAGGCGGGCCACGTCAACTACGACACCATCCCGTCCGTGATCTACACCGAGCCGGAAGTGGCCTGGGCCGGCAAGACCGAGAAGGAGCTGAAGGACGCCGGCGTGCCGTACAAGGTCGGCACCTTCCCGTTCGCCGCCATCGGCCGCGCCGTGGCGATGAACGAGGCGGTGGGCCAGGTGAAGATGCTCGCCCACGCGGAGACCGACCGCATCCTCGGCGTGCACATGGTCGGCCCGGGCGTATCCGAGCTGATCGCCGAGTGCGTGGTGGCGATGGAGTTCAAGGGTTCGTCCGAAGATCTGGCCCGCATCGTCCACGCGCATCCGACCCTGTCCGAGGCCGTGCACGAGGCCGCGCTGTCGGTCGACAAGCGCGCCATCCACAAGGGCAACTGA
- the odhB gene encoding 2-oxoglutarate dehydrogenase complex dihydrolipoyllysine-residue succinyltransferase — protein MSIELKVPVLPESVSDATIASWHKQAGDAVKRDENLIDLETDKVVLEVPSPVDGVLKEIRHQVGDTVNSGQIIAIIEEGAVAAVPAPAPAPAAAAPAPAAAAPAPVVPKAAAALSPAAQRVASENKVDTSAIAGTGRDGRIIKEDVVNAGSRPAAAPAAAPAAKPTPGARPEERVPMTRMRARIAERLMQSKNSIAMLTSFNEVNLAEVMKMRKALGDAFQKEHGIKLGFMSFFVKAAAEALKRYPYVNASVDGNDVIYHGYQDISIAVSTDKGLVTPVLRDVQDMSFADVEQAIADYATKARNNKLTLDDLQGGTFTITNGGTFGSLFSTPIVNPPQSAILGMHTIKERAIVENGQIIAAPMMYIAISYDHRIIDGKDAVLFLVDIKNQLENPQRMLLGL, from the coding sequence ATGTCCATCGAACTCAAAGTCCCCGTCCTGCCCGAGTCCGTCTCCGACGCCACCATCGCCAGCTGGCACAAGCAGGCCGGCGACGCGGTGAAGCGCGACGAGAACCTGATCGACCTCGAAACCGACAAGGTGGTGCTGGAGGTGCCTTCGCCGGTCGACGGCGTGCTGAAGGAAATCCGCCACCAGGTCGGCGACACGGTGAACAGCGGGCAGATCATCGCGATCATCGAGGAAGGCGCCGTGGCCGCCGTGCCGGCACCGGCACCGGCACCGGCTGCCGCCGCTCCCGCCCCGGCCGCGGCGGCTCCTGCCCCGGTCGTGCCGAAGGCCGCCGCCGCGCTTTCGCCTGCCGCGCAACGCGTCGCCAGCGAGAACAAGGTCGACACCTCCGCCATCGCCGGCACCGGCCGCGACGGCCGCATCATCAAGGAAGACGTGGTCAACGCCGGTTCACGCCCTGCCGCGGCTCCCGCCGCCGCACCGGCCGCGAAGCCGACCCCCGGCGCACGCCCGGAAGAGCGCGTGCCGATGACCCGCATGCGCGCGCGCATCGCCGAGCGCCTGATGCAGTCGAAGAACTCGATCGCCATGCTCACCTCGTTCAACGAGGTGAACCTGGCCGAAGTGATGAAGATGCGCAAAGCCCTCGGCGACGCGTTCCAGAAGGAACACGGCATCAAGCTCGGCTTCATGAGCTTCTTCGTCAAGGCCGCCGCCGAGGCGCTGAAGCGCTACCCCTACGTCAACGCCTCGGTCGACGGCAACGACGTGATCTACCACGGCTACCAGGACATCTCGATCGCCGTGTCCACCGACAAGGGCCTGGTCACGCCGGTGCTGCGCGACGTGCAGGACATGAGCTTCGCCGACGTCGAGCAGGCCATTGCCGACTACGCCACCAAGGCGCGCAACAACAAGCTCACCCTGGACGACCTGCAGGGCGGCACGTTCACCATCACCAACGGCGGCACGTTCGGCTCGCTGTTCTCCACCCCGATCGTCAACCCGCCGCAGAGCGCCATCCTCGGCATGCACACGATCAAGGAACGCGCCATCGTCGAGAACGGCCAGATCATCGCCGCGCCGATGATGTACATCGCGATCAGCTACGACCACCGCATCATCGACGGCAAGGACGCGGTGCTGTTCCTGGTCGACATCAAGAACCAGCTGGAGAATCCGCAAAGGATGTTGCTGGGCCTCTGA